A stretch of DNA from Macrotis lagotis isolate mMagLag1 chromosome X, bilby.v1.9.chrom.fasta, whole genome shotgun sequence:
AAAGATCTGATGGGGAGGCAGGTCAAGAGTCAGGAGTTCAGATAAAGAAGGCCAGGGTAAAGCTTGGGTGGCGGAGTCCAAGGTGGGTCCTGAGGGCAGGACAAATGAATTTCTAATGAAGAAGTGGGAAAGGAAAACAGGATGGGTCCTGAGAGGAAGGCTGAAATCCAGACTCCCAGATTCCTGTAGTTAAAGTCTGAGGTTGGGGAAGTGTGAGGGTGAGTCAGGAAGTTTGGGAAATGATTGGGAGGCTGGAAGAGAATTGGGGGGAAGCCTGTCCAGTAGCCAGGCTCGGGAGAAAGGGGTGCTCCCGCAAGACCTGAAGGACACTCACCATGAGATCAGATGATGAGGATGAGACTCAATGGCAAAGGCAGCAGAAGAAGATAGGAAAcagtgggggcggggggagagctCTGGCTCCCACCTACCTGGGACATGCAAGCACAGAACTAGCTTCCAGAAGGTAGAGTGGTCTCAATTCCAACAGCAGGAAGGACAGAAATCTGAGCTCCAGAGAAGGCAGTGCAGTCTCAATTCCAAGACTTCCTGCTACCCACCAGCCCTCTCTGGGAGGGTCTTCTTAGCCCCCAAAGCACCAGTCTGAGCAGCCCCAGAGGCCCCAGATCCTCCAATCACAGCCAGAGTAAGGACTCTAGGACCTTGACCATCCGTTCTCCTTAAGCCCTGCCCTCCATCACATGCACTGCCTTCTCCACTGCCAAGATCCCTTCTTCTCAGCTGAACTCCTCCCTGATTCCACCACATTTCCCGCCAAGTGCTCTTAGCCCCACCCACCAGCCTGGCCTTCTCGGAGAGCGCCTCCTCCTCTGTCCCTGccatccctcctcctcctcctgagcCCCAAGCCCACCCTGCTAAACCTGCAGCCCCAGTCCCCAGGGGAGTGGGGCCTCTACCTTGAGGGCCTCGAAGGGAATGGCTTTTGGAAAACCTGGGAAGCCACGGCCCCCTGGCATGGTGGAGATCCAGGTTGGAGTGGCCTGAGGCGCATGTGGTTCCCTAGTCTGTGTCCTGCGGGATCCACTACAAGGGACCAAAACACACTTCAAATCGGGTTTTGAGGCGATGGGATGAGGAGCTGGGAGAAGAGGAATGAAAGGCCATTGGATCTTGTTCTGATTGAAATTAGTTTAGATATCAGCAACCGCTGGAGGTGATTGTGCTGGGTCAGAGACGTCCGAAACATCGCGCTCAGGTGGCAATGTTCCTTCAGGTTTTCAATCTGCACCACTGGCAATGTTATTATTAGCTTTGACATTTCTCCCATTGTATTGTTTGAGAAACCACTTTATAAGAAACCTTGGAGATTCAAACTGACTTCTAGATGGAGATGTGTTTGTGTCCTTAGAAAATCAGCCTCTTTTCTGATCTGGATGCAACGAACTGTGGAATTAGACTAGAAGAGAGTGTGGTGAAATATATAGACTGGTTCATCTTTAGCTGGTATATTTCTCCTTAAATAGATGAAAGAAACACCTTGCCCTTTGTGAACAACAAGTTATCCTGGAAATTCTCCTTTTCTGCTCAGGGCTTTGGAAACTGGCCAAGCAACTGCTTTGGCACCATCTCTTTAGGGAAGATCATCACATCTTCTCAGCCCTAGAGAGAAGTGCCCAAGGAACATTGTCAGTTGCCCAGTAGACCAGGATCAGACCTCTTCAGTTTAGGCATAGCCCTAAAGTATGGGGGGGggacacacttttttttttaggtttttgcaaggcaatagggttaagtgtcttgcccaaggccacacagctaggtaattattaaatgtctgaggctggatttgaacccaggtactcctgactccagggctggtgctctaaccactgcgccacctagctgccctgaggcaGACTTttacactttaaaaataattaatcaaattAGGTCAATTAATACAAAGGAAtattaggggcagttaggtggcacagtggacagaagtgaccctggagtcaggaggacctgagttcaaatccagcctcagtcacttaataattacctagtgatgagaccttcggcaagtcatttaaccccactgccctgcaaaaaaaagcaaatattaaaatattaagaaatctgatttctaattggatgaAAGATTAGAGATTTCTAAATCTAGGGTGATAAACACCTGCAATTTCCTGAATTCAGCAAAAAACAATTacaggaaaatgaaaggaaaaatggatCAGTTATTGTGTAGTCATTTTTCAAGTATGTCTGAGTCTTCATAagcacttttgatttttttttttttgcaaggcaatggggttaagtggcttgcccaaggccacacagctaggtaattattaagtatctgaggtcggatttgaactcaggtcctcctgactcgagggttggtgctctatccactgtgccacctagccgcccttgatgtcttcttgacaaagatagttttgccagttccttctccaaatcattttatagatgaggaactgaggcaaaaaaagttAAGTGCTTTGCAAGGCCACACTtgtattaagtggctgaggctggatttgcaaccaactcttcctgactccagacccagcactcttatttactgagtcacctaactgTTCCCCAATTTATCAGTACAGGGTCAGATTTTAGATTAGACAGATAGGTTCCATGAGATGTACAATTGTTAAAAACACTCCTGGAACTAGCCAATATAACCAAAAAGGATggttaatgttggaagggatgtgggaaatctgagacactaaagcattgttggtggagctgtgaacttgtcCAGcgtttctggagagaaatttggaactacccaaagggcaacaaaaatgtgtatcccctttgacccagcaataccactactgagtctatactctgaagagatgatgaaaaagggtaaaaacatcacttgtacaaaaatattcatacttggggtggctaggtggcgcagtgggtagagctccagccttggagtcaggagtacctgggttcaaatccgacctcagacacttaataattacctagctgtgtggccttgggcaagccatataaccccattgccttgaaaaatctaaaaaaaaacaaacaaaaaacccccaaaatattcatagcattcctgtttgtggcaaagaattggaaaatcaagtaaatgttcttcaaatagagaatggcttagcaaactgaggtatatgtatgtcatggaacactattgttctattagaaaccaggagggacgggatttcagggaagcctggagggatttgcatgaattgatgctgagtgagatgagcagaaccagaacactgcacaccctaacagcaacatgggggccatgatcaaccttgttggacttgctcattccatcagtgcaacaatcagggacaatttggggctgtctgtgatggagaataccattccagagaaagaactgtggagtttgaacaaagaccaaggactattccctttaatttaggggggaaaaaaacctgctatcttattgtctgatcttgctatctcttatactttgtttcttccttaaggatatgatttttctctcatcaatcaatttggatccatgtataccatggaaactatgtaaagactgacagactgcctcctgtggggggggcggagagggaagtaagattaggggaaaaattgtaaaactcaaagtaaataaaatctttaaaaacattcctggtgggcagctagatggtgcagtggatagatcactggccctggagtcaggaggacctgggttcaaattcggcctcagacatttaataatgacctagctgtgtggccttgggcaagccacttaacctcatttgccttgcaaaaacctaaaaaaaaccactcctggaaatatattttattccctatAGCTCAAGTACTAGAAGCTCAGACCATTTATTCCTGATCAAATCAAAGAATACTTTAATATTCAATTAAACATTTTTCcgcagaacaatttataaaaaatgtattATCCTTCAGTGCTGTCTCTCCCAATGTAGAAATCATGCTATAATATAAACAGAATTTCAAGAGTTCAGAAACATCAGTCATTTGGAAAGACAATTTCTAAAATGCCTTAATAGGTCTATGTGATATAATATTTTCTTATCAGGTtatggggaagaaaagagaaaaaaacagacatcaaacttttcctgactcaaggatttaatttacaaaatgcaagactattttctttcttttttttttttttttttgcagttcaaGTAGCTCTATGGTTGGGTGTGGGAAGGTAGGGTTGGTCTTCATATTAAGTGAGGAGCATGGCTGCCTGTAGACTAATGGAATGCCATTTGAGGGGCCTCCTTGGCAGCAAGGCCAACATCTAAGGCTAAATGGACGGTTTCACAGTGGGCAGATCTTgcagcattttcttctttagacaatCAATAACCTGTACAAACCTGTCCTAAGGATTGAGGTATGTGTCCCCCCCCCTTTATCACCCCAGTAAGTAAAATCTGGCTTAGTTTTTCCTAAGAAGTTCAGGACCAGGAATGTTTTGATTAactttataatgttttatttggTTGAGTTTTTCAGCAAGTCTTGAAGCTTCATGATTAAATTTGTCTTTGATACTACCATCTCTGGTTCCACCATCTTGAGGATATGGTCAAAGGTCAGCTTCTCTTAATGTGTGAGCCAATGGAAGCCACATATTTTATTGTACAAGTTAAAAGAACATCCCAAGTTTATATAGAACATACTTAGGAGCTATATAGCTCTGaaatgttttgggggttttttgcaaggcaaaaggggttaagtggcttgtccaaggtcacacagctaggtcattattaggtgtctgaggccggatttgaacccagggactcctgactacagggctggtgctcacctagctgcccctgaaatgtttttttcccaCCATACTATCTGAAGCCAACACTGAAACTTTATTGACTTTCCCTCCTCTTGAGAAcagtaatttaatttaaagtaatttaacAAGCTATGTCAACTGCAGCAAAGCATGAAGAATAATAGGACATTCCCAAAGCTTCTTCAGGCACTGAAAGAGTTGGTCTAAAACATGTGGGCCTACCCAGTTTAATTGGTTTATGGCGCTGTTTTGTCATTTGTGGTGCTCATGAAGTATGGGGCACAGGGAAAGCATCACTGTAGTCAATAGTCCTGGGTTCCTTTTGTagccatttttattcttttactctACTGGTTCTTAAGATGCTATTGGTCTAGTTATAAACTGCTGCATAAGCTCTCAGTCTCCTTTAAGATGAGACTAAGGACAGCGAGGCAGCCCTGGACATTGTAGAGcatggacttggaatcaaagaCTCCTCTCCATGACATTTCTTAGGTATGTAATGCTGTCAAATcgcttaagcctgtttgcctcactttcatcatcagtaaaatgagctggaaaatgaaatagcaaaccattccagtatccttaACATGAAACACCACCCCCTCCTTCAGCCTCGATGGTGTCACAAATTATAAGGCATggctgaaatgaccaaacaacaaagaAGGCAAGTCTATATGACAATTATAAAGACAAATTAGACAATCAGGTTGAATTTGATGACAATGGTTTCTTTGTATAGATTTTAGAAGGTACAGTCTTCCTTCAGGAGAGATTGCATAAGTGGTCTCAAGAGCACCAGGCCTAATTGTCCAAAATAAAATCTAGTCAATGAAGGGACAAAGCTTTGAGCATAAACAGTTTATGAGAAATCTAAATGAGTGCCAATGGTTTCCTAATTATGCTCAGAGAACTGAGAGTCCCTGCCCCCACTTTAAGGGTAGAAAAAAGAGTAGAAGTTGGTAGGtggagaaaattatataattGTTTAAAGAACTGAACTTATCATCGAGGCAGGGGCAATGTCATTAGCTGAAAGTCTGAAATATGAGGAGATAAGAACTCTTCTTTCCATGTTCAAATCGTTAATATACtccttttattacattttattcttcattttgggAATAAAAGATTCTCAAACAGTACAATCAAGATGATTGCATATAAAACTGCAAATGAATAATATACAAAACTtgatattcctttcaaatatgtaACAAAATTGTCATGTAAACTTTGTTCTTCCCTTCTCTGGCCTAGacatggctaccattagacacaaatctGTATTTGCACTTATTTTTGCTTATCTTGATGCAGGTAGAATCTATCTACCCGTGCCCTTTATAGTAAATTTAGGTTTTAACCAGGAGTGATGGATGGAAAGTGTAAATATAGACAGGTCATCTGGAAGAAGAATCTTAGTAGTgacatgaccaaaaaagaaaatgggctaCCTCTTAGGACAGTAACTTCATAACCAACAAGGTCTTCAGGCAATGATCACTTTAACATGAGGGGATTTCTTTTGgagcttgttttattttttaaaaattagctcttTCACCATTTCAATCATATTTGAATTATATAATTCAAATTATATCATTTCCTGATCAATTCAAATGCTTGTGCTCCGAAAGAAATCTTTGTTAGTGGCATCTCAATAAAGCAACTTTTCCTCAACCTAGTGTTGAGTAAgaacccaaaacaaaaacttaacAAACTACTTTTCAAAGTTACATTCAAAATGACTAGGtggatttttaatcttttttgcccAGCTTACCCACTCTGACTCTGACATACCAAGCCTTACCCTTAAAAACTCCAACAAAAAGCTAGAAAATGTGCTAGAGTAAATtctaaacaggaaagaaaaacattacaatttagttattttttccacCCTATCATGGGTTTAGGATGATAAATAGAAAGATCTGTGTACATGGGGATGGGAGCTGGCCGGAATGAAACCAAGTGCAGAGCTATCAGTCCCCATTCCAGTGCTCAGGCACTGGCAATACCAGGGCAGAAAGAGATCTCAGGTGACTCCTGAACCAGCACTGGAAGAAGGAATAGGGACCAGCTCACAATTCTATCACCTATTATCTGATCACAGTTCTGGAATGGAGATTAAAGGTTGTGAGCAAGAGAGGGTGGCAGCTTTGTATTGAACAAGTGAAAAGGTCCAAAAATTTAGACTCTTTGGCACTGTGCCCAAGAATAAGATGTAGAAAAAGTTCCCACCTTCAATTCTGCACACATTCTTGCACACATTCATAGACCAAAGGGGAGCCAAAGGAGCCAGCAGTTCAATTCCTTTGAACACAGAAGCTGCAAGTAGGCAAACAATGAGAGAATCCAATGGCAACCTACTGAAATTCAACCAAGAGAATCAAATTTGGATCAGGGAATTTCTGAATTCTGACCAGGAGAAGAGTGGGTAGACCCCCTTTTGGGAAGTGCTGACAACATGAAGATCCCCAGAATGAGCTATGAAAATAGCAGAAGAATAGGAAAAATCAATGACATCTTACCATCACCTTCCTTAATAAAGGGGCAAATTCAGACTTTAGTTTCTAATATTAACAATTTCTGGAGActgaaaaacaaatttccatttccCTTGTTTGTGTCTTGTCTGCCTACCAACTTCATTAGATTTAGAAAAGCAGAGATGATATCATTTTAAACTCTTTCAAAGTCCCTAGAAAGTTGTCATTCACttgatagcattttccttcaggTGAATGGGCCAAAGGAAAAGGTCACTTAGGATGCACCAAGATAAAAAACAATGATTTCCAGGAGTCACTGAACACCTCTGACTTTCCTAAATTTTGAAGGGTCAAGCATGGGAAGCTTTTAGAGGGAAATTGCAAAGTTTCTGATCAACTTAATAGtggctgcttttcttttttactcaaaTGTTCTACTCTGAATCCCTTTCTCATCACCATGATTATTGGCAGGAGATAATGCTTCTCATATTAAAGAGATGGTTCTTGATTGTCACATACAGTGGTCTCAATGTAGGGGGAATACATACACATCAGGGCCTGTGGTAAAATATTTTGCTTGAAATTTTGTACCCTTGTGCAAACAACTCTGATTTCTTCTCTTAATTGTGTTTTCCTCCAGTTGACAGAATGCTAAcagttctttttcttattctgaagAATTGTGTTTTTGAGAACTCCAGTCATATCCTTTATCAAAATGCTAGTATAGGAAACTCAGTATTCCCTTTAAATTCATTTAATCATACATGTCAGTGATAGGGTTTTTTCCTAATATAAATTTTCTGATGGAAAATAAGGAATGATGTATACCTGAAGACTTTACTAGATCGATAGCATTCATAAGGTTTTGCTCCAGTGTGGACTCACTGATGTTTAACAAGTGTGtcctttaatgaaaaaaacttttCCCCATAAATCACTTCATAAGCTCTCTCTTTCAAGTGAATTCTCTGAGGAGGAGTAAGATGGGACTTCCACAAAAAATCCTTTCCACATTGACTTCAATCATAAAATTTCTCTTCAGTGggttctcaaatatttaataagcaaGGTCTTATGTGAAAGTCTTTTCATATTGATCACATTCATAAAATTCCTCTCCAGTGCTGATTCTCTGATATGCAAGTCTCTTCTTGCCTGTAAAAAGCCTTTCCATATTGATTatattcataaggtttctctccagtgggGATTGTCTGATGTCTAACAAGAGTACCCTTGAAtgaaaaagcctttccacatgGAGAGCATTCATAAagtttttctccagtgtggattcaTTGACATGCAATAAGTCTCTCCTTCAATgtaaagcctttccacactgactACAGCCATAAAGattttctccagtgtgaattctctgatgtgcTGGATTATGGTCACTCTTAGTAAaaatctttccacattgattacattcataacaTTTCTCATCAGCCTGGGGTCCCTGATGATTAATAAGAGAGCTCTTATATGAAACAGTCTTTCCACCTTGagtacattcataaggttttcctccagtgtggattctctgatgtttaacaAGTATGTCCTTCAATGAAAAAACCTTTCCAGGTTCATTACATCCATAAGGTTTCCCTCCAGTGTGGATTATCTGATGTCTAGTAAGATTGGACTTCAaagtaaaagcctttccacattgattacattcataaggtttctctccagtgtggattctctgatgttcaacAAGAGTGCCCTTCAAtgaaaaagcctttccacactgatcacattcataaggtttctctccagtgtggattctctgatgtttgaCAAGAGTGCCCTTCAATgaaaaagtctttccacattgattacatttacAAGGCTTTTcaccagtgtggattctctgatgttcaatAAGATGCGCCCTCTgagtaaaagcctttccacactgattacattcataaggtttctctcccgTGTGGATCCTCTGGTGTGTCGTTAAACCGACCTTATGagtaaaagtctttccacattgattacatttataaggtttttctccagtgtggatcCTCTGATGTGTAGTTAGACTGAACTTCTGAgtaaaagtttttccacattgaatacatttataaggtttttctccagtgtggatcCTCTGATGTGTAGTTAGGCTGAACCTCTGggtaaaagtctttccacattgatcacattcaaaaggtttctctccagtgtggattctctgatgtgcagtAAGTCTCTTCTTGAAtgaaaaagcctttccacattgatcacattcataaattttctctccagtgtgaattctctgatgtttaacAAGAGTGCCCTTCaatgaaaaagcttttccacattgattacattcataaggttttctACTAGTATGGATTCTCTTATGTGTAGTAAGATGGGACCTCCATGGAAAAGCTTggccacattcattacattcataaggtttctctccagtgtgtatTCTCTGATGTTCAACAAGAGTGCCCTTCAATGAAAAAACCTTTCCACATTGATCACAtgtataaggtttctctccagtgtgtatTCTCTGATGTTTAACAAGAGTGCCCTTCAAGGAAAATGCCTTTCcacatatattacatttataaggtttttctccagtgtggattctctgatgttcagtaaGATGGGTCCTCTgagtaaaagcctttccacactgattacattgataaggtttctctccagtgtggattctctgatgtttaacaAGAGTCCCCTTCAAGGAAAatgcctttccacattgattgcaTTCATAAGGTCTCcttccagtgtggattctcttaTGTGAAGTAAGATGGGACTTCCATggaaaagcctttccacactgatcaCATtgataaggtttttctccagtgtggattctcttaTGTTCAACAAGAGTTCCCTTCAgtgaaaaagcttttccacattgatcacattcataaggtttctctccagtgtggattctctgatgtttaacaAGAATGCCTTTCAATgaaaaagtctttccacactgattacattcataaggtttcctTTCAGTGTGGATTCTCTTATGAGTAGTAAGATGGGACTTCCATggaaaagcctttccacactgattacattcaaaaggcttctctccagtgtggattctctgatgttcaacAAGAGTACCCTTCAATGAAAAAGCCTTTCCACAATGatcacattcataaggtttctctccagtgtggatcctCTGATGTTTAACAAGAGTGCCCTTCAAcgaaaaagcttttccacattgattacatttataaggtttttctccagtgtggattctctgatgttcagtaaGATGGGACCTCTgagtaaaagcctttccacattgattacatttacagggtttctctccagtatggattctctgatgtttaacaAGGGTGTACTTCaatgtaaaagcctttccacattgattacactCATATGGCTTACCTCCAGTGTGGATTTTATGGTGTACAGTAAGATTGTCCTTGGtagtaaaagcctttccacactgtttacattcataaagtttctctccCGTTTGGATTCTTTCATGTATATCATATAATTCTCTCCACATGAAATCACAGTCACCGTCATTAATGATTCTTTCTTTGTAAGTTTCTTTCAGAGAAAGGCTTAATTTTCCAATAGTCTCCTTCATTTCAAGTCTGATCTCTTctgaaagaatgaaacaataaaacaaacataCACAGACATTATATACTCACATATGTTTATCTGTGGTAATCATTGGTAGAACCTAAACTCATTTACTACTTATTTCCccaagtaaaaaacaaacaaacaaaattttaacCTTATGTGGAGAGAACCAATCAGTTTAAAATTACACTAAGCTTATATCCTAAGGATAATTTACTTTGCAAAGAGTTGCATACACCAAGCCCATTGGATCCTGACAACAAACATCAATAATACCTGTGACACAGGCGTCCTCATGACATTTTCATGCTATTCACAATGCAGGCCATGAGCTTAGAACAGCTGGGTGATTGACCCATATCCCAACAGTTTAGACTAGAACACAAGTCTTGGGAATGAACATATTTtcttcaaactaaataaaattaaaatccttcaaaaacaaaattttaaaaatggatgatatttttcatgTCTGAAAATTTTTTCTCATACTGGAATTTGAATTACTCATTCTTTTGTAAGTAAGTGAAGAGCATGTTTCACTCTTAGACTTCTTGCAACCCTTTCCATTTAGAGATTCATATGTCCTTTGAATGATCCAGACAATGGTAAAGGAATTTGAGCTAAAAAATTTGTTAATGGTAACTTAAGCAATACATAATTGTCCAATTTAGTTACAAAGATATTTATCCTCTGGGACAACAAGCATGTTCCAGCCCTAATAGTTTATTTCCACAGTGACTCCAAACTATCACAACCAGGAATACACAGATTTGGGGAATCATCTGGTGCTTGTCAAAATGACTGTTTCTAAGTGCAAcatattcttttacattttcaaGTTAATGTCAGATTGTTTCTCAACTTCCAGAAACACTGAATATTCATTTACAAAAGATCCCGGGCATGCAAAACCATCAGTGGCATTCTACCACTGCAGCAGACAAGTCCTCTCATTTCTTTGCTTGCCTTATAATCATCTCATCAAACCTTAATCACCATGAAGCAATGGTGGTAAGCTATTTGAAAACGATGGTCCCTAGGCAGCTGTGGTAGAGGTCTTCATGTAACCATGATGGCCTTCCACAAAATTTCTAGAAAACAAACTTTAATGGATCATTTATTCAGATGCTAAGGTTTTCTAATGGGAACTAACCCTCTGTTTATGTTACTCTTCTACTATCTGGTGATTTCTCAAAGGAACTGGTTGGCAATATAAGTTAATCGTttagtgatgtttgtcctttgatctcaaagaagatcatgatatcagggaggtgaggccatgacaagcacatgaattggatttgatggggggaggactgtgctaagtcacaaatCTCATGTTTTcctgcagagccatctgggtccagtgaccagatatgaatcaggataactggagattgccctggatgtgaggaaatcagggttaagtgacttacccacgaTGACACAGCTAGGAGGTATCGTGTTTGACGACAGATTCAAactgtcctccagactccaaggtatgtgccacctagttgcctaaaTCATTCAACAGTGTTTTGGTGAAAGGATAACCAGTTtgccagtggaagaaaaacaaaattacatcTGAGGAAATTCTATCCTTTCATGGGTTTTTTAATATGATTCTGAAAAAAACTAAAGCAAAGCAATGTTTGCAATTGACATACAAGTACATTTGTCAATTAGACTACTACTATGAgccaatacaaaaataaaatctttttagtagtaatttgtaattttttttgactgctttgagaattaaaagaaaaaaacaaatttccatcaCTCAATAGGACTTTGTCCAACTCTCTATCTATTTTTCCACTTTATACATGTGTGAGCATTTTCACTGTATTCTGTTCAAAAAACAGAATTGTGGATAAAATCTTGGACTTTTGTTCATGAAGCCCTAAGTTTTAATACCAACTTACAATCTTCCTAGTCCTTTGACCTGAGGTTCTGTATAAATGTTACCTGttacttttatttgattttgactAGTTCTTCCCCAGTTCTGCTCTCTTTCTCTAATCATTGTTATCCTTACTCCTTGTggtctcttatttctctgctgcACTGAAAGTCTTTCCACTCACAAACATTCTCTTTCCAGTGAATCACTTTCTATTGCTAAACTGGATTCTTCCTTTTTAACCCCATAACTTGGCACAGTGCCTGAAGCAGGCATCGtttctaaaactttttatttctcccactcTTCCATTAAGATTTGcttctatggggcagctaggtggtgcagtggatagagagttcaaatccggtctcagacacttaataattacctagctgtgtggccttgggcaagccacttaaccctgtttgccttgccaaaaaaacccctaaaaaaataataatacatgtagaattggaattaattattccttaaatgtttggtaggattgacttgtaaatccatctggacctggtgACTTATTCTTAGAGTTTATTGatgatatctttaatttctttttctgaaatggggttatttaggtattttatttcctcttctattaatctagactgtttgggttttttgtaaatattcttccatttcattgagGTTATCGAATTTATTcaatatagttgggcaaaatagctacgaattattttcttaatttcctcctcctcgGTGGgctcatccttttcatttttgatactgataatttggtgttctttctttttttttaaatcacattaacCAAAGGTTGTCTAAAATGGCTTggattt
This window harbors:
- the LOC141497211 gene encoding LOW QUALITY PROTEIN: uncharacterized protein LOC141497211 (The sequence of the model RefSeq protein was modified relative to this genomic sequence to represent the inferred CDS: inserted 2 bases in 1 codon; substituted 1 base at 1 genomic stop codon), which gives rise to MEELDYMESLXAPCYLHRDPGFEGMAPGSLRPPLQELVTFKDVAVDFTQEEWSLLDPHQKQLYKEVMLENTQNLLSVGLPGPRQDVISYFEQREAPWMLEHEGLRSCRPVFSEKEISLEMKNTGKRSLSVKETHKQSIMNDSACDFMWREFCITPERIQSGEKPHNFNQWGKVCSLKDTLVKHQRIHTGEKPYECNQGGKAFTTKMSLTVHQKIHTGGKVYECNQCGKAFSLKETLAKHQKIHTGEKPYECDQCGKAFPLKFHLIRHQRIHTGEKPHECNQCGKTFTAKSHLTTHQRIHTGEKPYECNQCGKAFSLKGTLIKHQRIHTGEKPYECNQCGKAFTSKSYLTTHQRIHTGEKPYECNQCGKAFSLKGTLIIHQRIHTGEKPYECNQCGKAFPLKFHLIRHQRIHTGEKPYECNQCGEAFSLKGTLIKHQRIHTGEKPYECYQCGKTFTSKSYVGIHQRIHTGEKPYECNQCGKSFSLKETLVKHLRIHTGEKPYECNQCGKSFSLKETLVKHQRIHTGEKPYECSQCGKAFTIKSYLTIHQRIHTAEKPYECNQCGKVFSLKNTLIKHQIIHSGERPYVCMPCGKAFTQKTHLTTHQRVHMEDKPYGXKLYECKQCGKAFTTKDNLTVHHKIHTGGKPYECNQCGKAFTLKYTLVKHQRIHTGEKPCKCNQCGKAFTQRSHLTEHQRIHTGEKPYKCNQCGKAFSLKGTLVKHQRIHTGEKPYECDHCGKAFSLKGTLVEHQRIHTGEKPFECNQCGKAFPWKSHLTTHKRIHTERKPYECNQCGKTFSLKGILVKHQRIHTGEKPYECDQCGKAFSLKGTLVEHKRIHTGEKPYQCDQCGKAFPWKSHLTSHKRIHTGRRPYECNQCGKAFSLKGTLVKHQRIHTGEKPYQCNQCGKAFTQRTHLTEHQRIHTGEKPYKCNICGKAFSLKGTLVKHQRIHTGEKPYTCDQCGKVFSLKGTLVEHQRIHTGEKPYECNECGQAFPWRSHLTTHKRIHTSRKPYECNQCGKAFSLKGTLVKHQRIHTGEKIYECDQCGKAFSFKKRLTAHQRIHTGEKPFECDQCGKTFTQRFSLTTHQRIHTGEKPYKCIQCGKTFTQKFSLTTHQRIHTGEKPYKCNQCGKTFTHKVGLTTHQRIHTGEKPYECNQCGKAFTQRAHLIEHQRIHTGEKPCKCNQCGKTFSLKGTLVKHQRIHTGEKPYECDQCGKAFSLKGTLVEHQRIHTGEKPYECNQCGKAFTLKSNLTRHQIIHTGGKPYGCNEPGKVFSLKDILVKHQRIHTGGKPYECTQGGKTVSYKSSLINHQGPQADEKCYECNQCGKIFTKSDHNPAHQRIHTGENLYGCSQCGKALH